In one Halichondria panicea chromosome 4, odHalPani1.1, whole genome shotgun sequence genomic region, the following are encoded:
- the LOC135334875 gene encoding probable ATP-dependent RNA helicase DDX43 isoform X5 has product MCDWDEEDCVVPVVLDKVYQLPHQRDDSKFGQAAKPRGRGRALASHRFLEETNESSTGFGGKTSGRGFGNRESNESSAGFGGKTSGRGFGNRDSSVSNGSEETDCLKMTISSSDVGKVIGKGGSRIREMESTSGAQIKVIKGSGPETEVELIGDSSAQESAKRLVEEAISGGGGGGRYDDGGGRSFGGGGGGRGGFGGDRGKSSFSFEKSSSRDKPAASIDGAPRPKINWANLNANRATLEAEKWADCPDIKKEFYFEDPEVAGMSVDQVEDFRERHNGISVTDLSDITRSVPNPVAMFEQAFSCYPDILREIEKAKFVTPSPIQSQAWPILMQGFDMVGIAQTGTGKTLAFLLPALIHIDGQETPMAERGGPTVLVLSPTRELALQIEKEAKKYSYKNIKCMCVYGGGDRREQIHKVSQGVEIVIATPGRLNDLLMNELLSVRSVTYLVLDEADRMLDMGFEPQIMKILLDIRPDRQTVMTSATWPPGVRRLAESYLKKPFQVYVGSLDLRACNLVEQAIEFLDDTEKKDRTLQFISDMKPEEKVLIFAMRKSTVDDLSSDFALAGIEAQCIHGDREQYDREQALDDFKTGRVHILIATDVASRGLDIVDITHVVNFDFPRHIEDYVHRIGRTGRAGRTGKSLSFITRDNWQWARELTGILSDAGQLAFPQRWPLRGSTVYMHFIPPTFMQEVPDELVSMAERYESWKKKRELERDNVPGGGGGRGGGRSRGGGGGRSGRGWN; this is encoded by the exons ATGTGTGACTGGGACGAGGAGGACTGTGTTGTGCCTGTCGTCCTGGACAAGGTGTATCAACTACCACATCAACGAGACGACA gcaAGTTTGGACAAGCTGCTAAACCacgagggagagggagggCTCTGGCAAGTCATCGCTTCCTTGAAGAAACCAACG agagCAGTACAGGGTTTGGAGGGAAGACAAGTGGTCGGGGATTTGGTAATCGTGAATCCAATG agaGCAGTGCAGGGTTTGGAGGGAAGACTAGTGGTCGAGGATTTGGGAATCGTGATTCCAGTGTCAGTAACGGCTCTGAAGAGACTGATTGCCTCAAAATGACAATATCTTCATCAGATGTTGGGAAGGTTATAG GTAAAGGTGGGTCTCGTATACGTGAGATGGAGAGCACCAGTGGAGCACAAATCAAG GTGATCAAAGGCTCCGGACCAGAAACTGAAGTGGAGCTTATTGGGGACAGCTCAGCACAGGAGAGCGCCAAGCGTCTAGTGGAAGAGGCCATCTCTggtggaggagggggtgggagGTACGATGATGGAGGTGGGCGGAGCTTTGGCGGAGGAGGAGGGGGCAGAG GAGGTTTTGGAGGAGACAGGGGAAAATCATCATTCTCTTTCGAAAAGag CTCCTCGCGAGACAAGCCAGCTGCGTCCATCGATGGTGCACCTCGTCCCAAGATAAACTGGGCCAATCTAAACGCTAACAGAGCTACACTGGAGGCTGAGAAATGGGCAG ATTGTCCGGACATTAAAAAGGAGTTTTATTTTGAGGACCCAGAAGTAGCTGGAATGAGCGTCGATCAAGTGGAAGATTTCAG GGAAAGACACAATGGAATATCGGTGACTGACCTCTCTGACATTACCCGATCAGTACCCAACCCCGTAGCAATGTTCGAACAAGCATTCAGTTGCTATC CCGATATTTTGAGAGAAATTGAAAAGGCAAAGTTTGTGACACCATCACCCATACAG AGTCAAGCCTGGCCTATTCTGATGCAAGGCTTCGATATGGTTGGAATAGCACAA actgGTACTGGCAAGACGTTAGCATTCCTTCTCCCCGCCCTCATACACATCGACGGACAAGAAAC tcCCATGGCTGAGAGAGGTGGGCCAACTGTCCTAGTGCTGTCTCCTACGAGAGAACTGGCACTACAGATTGAGAAAGAGGCCAAGAAATACTCGTACAAAAATATCAAGTG tatgtgtgtgtacggaGGCGGTGACAGGAGAGAGCAGATCCACAAAGTCAGTCAGGGAGTGGAGATTGTCATCG CTACACCTGGTAGGCTCAATGATCTGCTTATGAACGAACTGCTGAGTGTGCGCAGTGTCACCTACCTG GTGCTGGACGAGGCTGACCGGATGTTGGACATGGGCTTTGAGCCACAGATCATGAAGATACTGTTGGACATTCGGCCCGACAGACAGACTGTCATGACCAG TGCAACATGGCCTCCTGGTGTGCGGAGACTGGCTGAGTCCTACCTCAAGAAGCCATTCCAGGTTTACGTTGGGTCTCTAGACCTGAGG GCTTGCAATCTGGTGGAACAAGCTATTGAGTTTTTGGACGATACTGAGAAAAAAGATAGA acactgcAGTTCATCTCGGACATGAAACCAGAGGAAAAAGTTCTAATCTTTGCCATGAGGAAATCAAC TGTTGACGACTTATCCAGTGACTTTGCGCTCGCGGGGATTGAGGCTCAATGTATCCATGGTGACAG AGAACAATACGATAGAGAGCAAGCTTTGGATGACTTCAAaactg GGCGAGTGCATATTCTAATAGCTACGGACGTGGCCTCCAGGGGACTGGACATTGTGGACATCAC GCATGTAGTGAACTTTGACTTCCCCCGTCATATTGAGGACTATGTCCACCGGATTGGTCGCACTGGGAGGGCGGG gcgTACGGGCAAGTCTCTCTCGTTTATCACTCGGGATAACTGGCAATGGGCTCGAGAGTTGACTGGGATATTGTCAGACGCTGgacag TTGGCCTTTCCTCAGAGGTGGCCGTTGAGAGGgtccactgtgtacatgcacttcaTCCCCCCCACCTTTATGCAGGAGGTCCCTGATGAGCTCGTCTCAATGGCAGAACGGTACGAGTCTTGGAAGAAGAAGAGGGAACTAGAGAGGGACAATGTCCCTGGGGGCGGAGGGGGCAGAGGAGGCGGAAGGTCAAGAGGCGGGGGCGGGGGAAGATCTGGCCGAGGATGGaactga